A stretch of Episyrphus balteatus chromosome 2, idEpiBalt1.1, whole genome shotgun sequence DNA encodes these proteins:
- the LOC129911354 gene encoding uncharacterized protein LOC129911354 produces the protein MSISLDVSFLSSEGFSIKPPATIFDEIEGLFATSDKDFSPNVPFTPNDSNFLKPQETISTSLLHDDKSCGIPSLVNSDFLLNEEAHEDQQLFMVESDGLKPITSPFMVPGIYKRIPHSTRIDPEPTTDKVTSKNVFICSTEKSGKILAANVFKDAYINLEEESVEPEPPPPTTVKESPAPPKPDSLTMLAYDILKLSNRDNIVIDRERNEIIRHEGELNRKTIYRFLTPKTLGLSSEMLASLIKNESHREYLPPTKSKRGRPRKNKEPDKPPPPGPSPASEPPPQPPLVATSPPKVQRTRSGRIVKSVFEPLPPSEPEPDNAEPENAASFMRNFLRDLKDSEYQSKPSPTPPPESPPLRTKTRKLSADSYCPTCNKIFLGKRMQHHFNAFPDHRPNLERQKMFEEMSLFKFLVGKVQRTSQDQRADVFLNEISDLVEQLQARSSQMIRNTSGLQFVSSKTSKVLGIPEGHYSLDVNSIDAPPDPIVNFENLAPPPVVVPRLDYNLSMSLDDTSAEAKMHLSGAIASEESLLRTVDDLMKEGMKKLDHDLLHPTQPQVIHYDHGSDNAVEAVSMKETSQGTPILDLSLDMFQFNSN, from the exons ATGTCTATATCGCTGGATGTAAGTTTTTTATCTAGCGAAGGCTTTTCCATTAAACCACCTGCAACAATATTCGATGAGATAGAAGGTCTCTTTGCTACAAGTGATAAG GATTTTTCTCCAAATGTGCCATTCACTCCAAATGATTCTAATTTCCTTAAACCACAAGAAACCATTTCCACGTCTCTTCTCCACGATGACAAATCCTGTGGAATTCCCTCCCTCGTCAACTCTGATTTCCTTCTCAATGAAGAAGCCCACGAAGATCAACAATTGTTTATGGTTGAGTCGGACGGACTCAAACCAATTACATCTCCTTTTATGGTTCCGGGAATTTACAAAAGAATTCCCCATTCGACGAGAATTGACCCGGAACCAACGACAGACAAGGTGACatcgaaaaatgttttcatttgttCCACCGAGAAATCTGGGAAGATTCTGGCGGCAAATGTATTTAAAGATGCTTATATTAATTTGGAGGAAGAAAGTGTGGAACCTGAACCTCCACCGCCAACAACTGTCAAGGAATCTCCGGCTCCTCCGAAGCCAGATAGCTTGACAATGTTGGCTTATGATATCTTGAAGCTATCGAATAGGGATAACATTGTTATCGATAG GGAAAGAAACGAGATTATCCGCCACGAAGGTGAACTCAATCGGAAGACAATCTACAGATTCTTGACGCCCAAGACTCTCGGGCTGTCGTCAGAGATGCTGGCATCTCTAATTAAGAATGAATCCCATCGCGAATATCTGCCTCCGACAAAATCCAAGCGTGGAAGACCTCGTAAAAACAAAGAACCAGATAAACCACCACCTCCTGGTCCATCACCAGCATCAGAACCACCACCACAACCCCCTCTAGTTGCCACTTCTCCTCCCAAAGTTCAAAGAACCCGTTCGGGAAGAATAGTTAAATCTGTTTTTGAACCACTTCCGCCTTCTGAACCAGAACCTGACAATGCGGAGCCTGAAAACGCAGCCTCATTCATGCGGAATTTCCTCCGAGACCTCAAAGACTCTGAATACCAATCAAAACCTAGTCCAACACCGCCGCCAGAGTCACCACCACTTCGTACAAAAACCCGAAAACTCTCAGCTGACTCTTACTGTCCAACGTGCAATAAAATATTCTTGGGCAAGCGAATGCAGCACCATTTTAATGCCTTCCCTGACCATCGACCGAATTTGGAGCGTCAGAAGATGTTCGAAGAGATGTCGCTGTTCAAGTTCCTTGTTGGTAAAGTTCAAAGAACATCTCAGGACCAACGTGCTGATGTCTTCCTGAACGAAATATCAGACTTAGTTGAACAACTTCAAGCTCGAAGTTCTCAAATGATTCGAAACACCTCGGGACTTCAGTTTGTCTCATCAAAAACTTCAAAAGTCTTGGGAATCCCAGAAGGTCATTACTCACTCGATGTGAATTCGATTGATGCTCCACCCGATCCAATTGTTAACTTTGAGAATTTAGCACCACCGCCGGTTGTGGTTCCTCGATTGGATTATAATTTGAGTATGTCGCTGGACGATACATCTGCCGAAGCTAAAATGCATCTTTCGGGGGCAATTGCATCGGAAGAGAGTTTACTGCGTACTGTGGATGATTTGATGAAGGAAGGAATGAAAAAGTTGGATCATGATTTGTTGCATCCAACGCAGCCACAAGTGATACATTATGATCATGGCAGTGATAATGCAGTTGAAGCGGTTTCAATGAAGGAGACATCACAAGGAACGCCTATATTGGATCTTTCGTTGGATATGTTTCAATTTAATAGCAATTAA
- the LOC129911712 gene encoding uncharacterized protein LOC129911712, which translates to MNSIIKNKVFSKSTYKRKLKKSLTKIRAKGVPDVNFTKSNLVEHRHQELSSKHVISDSDCDSLEEQSAELGFDLVKQTSENISKNLKNWAVKYNLTHVCLRDLLDILHCSHPCLPLEPRTFLHTSIAEKQHFFDVPPGRYWHFGLVRALTKVFESIDKLPTEIFLDFNIDGIPVSKSFNEGQFWPILCSPEGFSLAPFVIGVYYGMAKPSKVDEFLKLFLQEAKTINNLNIGSKTIKFKIRNFICDAPVRSYLKGIKGHDGYFACERCNVEGDYSYNTHQMCFPNLSKSVRTNVSFRNKIHEDHHIQSPSPLESLPIDMINNFPLDYMHLICLGIMKKLLLLWIKNGSLKTNLSSKNIEKISDLLVSMLTFMPCEFNRTVRRLDVISIWKATEFRTFLLYLGPIVLKNEIHQDLYENFMQLHCAVSICLSEKSSNFINIAQILFKSFIQGFAKIYGSENISYNIHNLYHIADDVKFHGPLDNISAFKYENCLQYLKHIIRSENRTLEQIANKISEDFENTTNHLKTTTFPRLYNLDKHKICEIKGCKAGIYRAVEFEEFVLKSSDEADCYFLTKSEEIVRMEFATFQNDIAVIYGSSLAQKQNFYDKPFYSKFLNVYKSNGETKNVFQFWKTDDIVSKYFKVPLNTTESVFFPLIHSLKKENVTSDGNS; encoded by the coding sequence ATGAATtcgattataaaaaataaagtcttTAGTAAATCAACGtataaaagaaaacttaaaaaatcgcTAACAAAAATACGTGCAAAAGGTGTTCCTGATGTAAACTTTACTAAATCGAATCTTGTAGAACATCGTCATCAAGAGTTGTCTTCAAAACATGTAATTTCTGATAGTGATTGTGATAGTTTGGAAGAACAAAGTGCAGAACTCGGTTTTGATTTAGTAAAACAAACTTCGGAAAACAtttcgaaaaacttaaaaaactggGCTGTCAAATACAATCTAACCCATGTTTGCTTGCGTGATTTACTTGATATCTTGCACTGTTCTCATCCTTGTTTGCCCCTAGAACCTCGAACATTTTTACATACTTCCATCGcggaaaaacaacatttttttgatgttCCTCCTGGCAGATACTGGCATTTCGGTTTAGTTCGTGCTTTGACCAAGGTTTTTGAAAGTATTGATAAATTACCAACagaaatatttttagattttaatatcgATGGAATACCTGTAAGCAAAAGTTTCAATGAAGGGCAATTTTGGCCAATTTTATGCTCACCAGAAGGTTTTTCTTTGGCGCCATTTGTAATCGGTGTTTATTACGGAATGGCAAAACCTTCGAAAGttgatgaatttttgaaattgtttcttCAAGAGGCTAAAACGATTAATAATTTGAATATTGGTTCAAAAAcaattaagtttaaaataagaaatttcatTTGTGATGCCCCTGTTCGGTCTTATTTAAAAGGTATAAAAGGACATGATGGTTATTTTGCTTGTGAAAGGTGTAATGTAGAAGGTGATTATAGCTACAATACTCACCAAATGTGCTTCCCAAACTTATCAAAATCAGTTAGGACGAATGTTTCTTTCCGGAATAAGATCCACGAAGATCATCATATACAATCTCCATCTCCATTAGAAAGCCTTCCAATCGATATGATCAATAATTTTCCTTTGGACTACATGCATTTAATATGCTTGGgtattatgaaaaaattattgcttttaTGGATCAAGAACGGATCCTTAAAAACAAACCTGTCTtcgaaaaacattgaaaaaatctCTGATTTGTTAGTGTCAATGCTAACATTTATGCCATGTGAATTCAACCGAACTGTACGCAGACTTGATGTTATAAGCATTTGGAAGGCCACGGAATTTCGAACATTTTTATTATACTTGGGTccgattgttttgaaaaatgaaattcaccAAGATTTATATGAGAATTTCATGCAATTACATTGTGCTGTTTCAATTTGTCTGAGCGAAAAATCGAGCAACTTTATAAATATAGCACAAATCCTGTTCAAATCGTTCATACAAGGTTTTGCTAAAATCTATGGCAGTGAAAATATAAGTTACAATATTCATAACTTATATCATATTGCAGATGATGTGAAATTCCATGGTCCTTTGGACAACATAAGTGCATTTAAATACGAAAATTGCTTGCAATATCTAAAACATATAATAAGATCGGAAAATAGGACACTTGaacaaattgcaaataaaatttcagaGGATTTTGAAAACACAACAAACCATCTAAAAACGACCACGTTTCCAAGGCTCTATAATCTAGATAAACATAAAATATGTGAAATTAAAGGTTGTAAAGCAGGTATTTATAGAGCTGTCGAATTTGAAGAGTTTGTTCTAAAATCTTCCGATGAAGCAGATTgctattttttaacaaagtctGAAGAAATTGTTCGAATGGAATTTGCaacatttcaaaatgacattgCTGTTATTTATGGTTCGAGCTTGgcgcaaaaacaaaatttttacgacaaaccattttattcgaaatttttaaatgtctaCAAGTCAAATGGggaaacaaaaaatgtcttccaattttggaaaacggATGATATTgtctcaaaatattttaaagttccTTTAAATACTACTGAATCTGTTTTCTTTCCTCTTattcattctttaaaaaaagaaaatgttacgAGTGATGGAAACAGTTGA